AAATTGGTGGACTGCCAATCATAGATGATGATGAACAAATCATTGGAATGATAACAGAAGGAGATGTAGTATCAAAACTAAAAGAACTCATCTTTGGACGTGAAGCACGAGATTTAATGACAGATAATATTATCACAACTACTCCTGGAACAAGAATTGAAGGTGTAACTAAGATAATGGTAAGAAACTCTCTACGTCGTATACCAATAGTTGGAGAAGATCCAAATTCAAATTCAAAAGAAGAAAAAATACTTGGAGTTGTAACAGCATCAGATGTACTTAAATACTTAGGTGATCATGAACTATTTGCAAAACTATTTTCAAATGAAGGAAATGATGTAGTTGATGTAACAATTGATAATCTTATGGAAGACTTCTTAATAACTGCACCAATGTATGAAAAAACAGAAGATCTCATAGATTTAATGAAAAAATTCAGTATTAAAGGTATACCAATAGTAGATGAAGATACAAATAAACTTGTAGGAATTGTAACAGTTCGTGATCTTCTAAAAGCAATAGTAGAATAAAAAAAAAGAAAAGATTTGCACAACATAATAGGAAGTTTATTATTTAATGGGAAAGTATTGAAATTTAATATTTAATTACACATTCAAAAAAAAAGAGTTAACTTATATTATTTTAGTTTTAAATTAAAGATATAAGGGGAAAAATTGCTTTTAAATCATCAAAAAAAAAATTGAAGAATGTGTTTTTTATTTTAAATTTCTAAAAAGATACTTTTTAGATGATGAAAAAAAAGGAAAGAAGATTAATTGTAAGGAGTTTCAAAAATAAGATTTTTTTTTCATCCCATCTACATAAAAAAATTATTCATAATATATAGTACTATTAAATAAAACTTTAAAAATTTTATCTACTAAATTTTAATAAAACATAGAAAACGAACTAAAAATATGCAAATAACACAAAAAATCAAATAAAAAAGTAAAAATAATGTAAATACTTTTTTATATCATAATTGAAAATACTTATAATTAAGACACAATCTAAGAACATTACTTAATTGTGAATATAAACAATCAAATAAAAGGAGCTGATTGCAATGACAATCGATAAAATAATGGTTAAAGATGTTATAACAGTAAATAAAGATCAAACAATAGTTGATGCTTTAAAACTTATGAAAAAACATAAAATATCCAGACTACCAGCTATATCTCCAAAAACCAAAGAATTAGTAGGAATTATAACAGAAAAAGATATGGCAATAAAAATAGCTTCAGCAAAATATGAAGAAATACCACTCTCACACATGAGAGTTTCAACAATAATGACACAAGATGTAATAACAGCAGCTCCAACTGACTCAAAATTACAAATTCTTAAAAAATTAGTTGACAACCATATTGGTGGAATACCAATAGTAGATGAACAAACAAAAGAAATTGTGGGAATTGTAACAAAAGGAGACTTCCTAAAACATTTAGATAAAGAACCATACACAACAACACCAATAAAAGACATAATGACCAAACGTGTAATAACAATAGGACCTGATGACAGATTTGTACATGCAAGAACACTAATGATAGATAATAAAATATCAAGACTTGTAGTTGTAAATTCAGGATCAATTGCAGGAATTCTAACAGATAAAGATATGACAAAAACAATCATTGAATTTAAAAAACGAGTACCAGAAAAATACCAAGCAAATCAAATTAGAAACTTATTTGTACAAGAAATCATGTCACAAACCATTGAAACACAACCAAAAGATGCAACAGTATCAGATGTAGCACATATCATGGTTGATAAAGAATACAGTGGAATACCAGTATCAGATGATGGAAGCAAAGTACAAGGAATGATAACAAAATCAGATATTCTAAAATTCGTATATGACCAAAACAGAAAACGTGGAAACTACTAGAAATAAGAGTATAACAGTAGTATACACCCCCATAACCTCCATTAAAACTTTTTTTATTAAATTTTAAATACCTTTTTTTTATATTCATACATCTAGTAAAATACATAATGAAGCTTCATAATTATAAAAGAATTAATTAACTTTATAATATAAAAATAATAATTAATGAATAAAAATAAACAAGTCGGATACTTAGGTCCTGAAGGAACATTTTCACACGAAGCAGTACTTAAAGTTGTAGATGAAACAGATGAAATAAAGCCATATCCAACTATTTTAAATATCTTTGAAGATTTAGAAGATAATAAGATAGACATGGCAATAGTACCTGTTGAAAATTCTACAGAAGGTTCTGTTTTAATAACTCTTGATTGTTTAACTAATTTTAATAATATAAAAATTATACAAGAGTTTCAAATACCAATAAAACATAACCTACTCATACAACATGGAAAAACAATTGATGAAATAAAAGTTATATGCTCACACCAACAACCACTAGCACAATGTCGTGAATATATTTATAAACTTAAAAAACCTGTTCAAAGTATGCCAAGTACAGCAAATGCAGCACGTTATGTTACAGAAATAGAAACAGCAGCAGTAATAGGAAATAAGATGCTAGCAGATAAGTATGATCTTAAAATTATTGATGAAAATATACAAGATTATAAAAATAATGTAACACGCTTTTTAGTACTTAAAAAAGATGCAAAAACAAAGCCAACAGGTCATGATAAAACATCAATCATAATATCATTATATGATGATAAACCTGGAGGATTTTATAAAGTACTATATGAATTTAAAGAAGAAAATGTGAACCTTACACATATTGAGTCAAGACCATCAAAAGAAGGAATGGGTAAATACTTGTTTTTTATTGATATGGAAGGACATAAACTAGATGAAAATATATCTAGAGTTCTTATGAAAGTTGAAAAGAAAGTTAAAATGTTTAAAATTTTAGGTTCTTATGAAACTATAAACTGTTGAGGGGGAATTAATATACCTAATGATTCTCGACATACAATAGAAAGAAAACTAAAAAATTTAGAAAAACAAAGAGAACAAGGTTTTATAAATGAAGAAGATTATGAAACACTCAGAATAAGATATGAAAGAAAACTAGGAAATAAAGAAGCAGTAACCAAACTTCAAGAAGCAAAAGGATTTGATCCAGACAAAATTAAAGAGAAAAAAGCACGAAAAGAAGAATTATATGATGACTTTGTAGATGAATATACAAAGATAGAATCAAAAGATATTTCTGATAAAAGTGTATTTAGTAAAAGAACTGCACGTAAAATTCTTATCGTAGTTGTAATAATTGCCTTTGCAATAGGACTTGCTGCTGGAGTATCAACACTTAATACTGTTGAAAAACAACAACAAACCAATATTACAGTAGGAGATTCAGCATTTAGCCCAGATGCAATAGCAAATGCAACTAATCTTACAGCAAATAATACAACAGCAAATAATACAACTATAGCACAAACAACAAAATCTTCAACATCCACACCAGCTTCAACTGTAAAATCCACAACAAAGAAAAGCTCAAGTTCATCAAAAGCATATAGTGGATCATCATCATCAAATAGTGGTAGTAAAAAACCATCAAGTGGAGGTAGTAACTCAGGATCACACTCAAGTGGAAGTAGTAGTTCATCTGGTAGTGGATCATCAGGTAGTAGTTCATCTAGTGGTGGATCATCAAAATAGAAAAATTTAGCTAAATAGATATAAGATAAAAAAAAACTAAATTAGGAAAAAAAAAGAAAATATTAGGAGTGAATCAATGAAAAAGAAAAACGTGTTAATGACAATAGTTGGAATAATTATTGTCATACTAGCAGCATTTTTTATCATAGATAATCTTGATAGCCTCACAGCATCAGGACAAAGATTTGAAAAAAATGGTATAACATTCCAATACCCAGACTCATGGAGTGAGGCAAACTCAGTAGCAGAAGGATCTGTAGGAGCAGTTGCAAATACAGAAAATCCTGGAATATCTGTAGTAATACAACAAGCACCAGCAGCATATGGAAATGATATACAAAACGCTTGTGCATATAATGACCAATTTTTAGCTGCAGATGGTAATTATATTAATATAGAAGAAAAAAACAGCAGTATACATAATAACTCTGTTGTAATGCACAGATACATAATAAATGAACCAGACGGATCACAAAAAGAACATGTTGCAACATGGATAAAAATGAATGATAGTAAAATCTATGTAATACTATTTTCAACACCAGTAGATCAATATGAACAACAAAGAGGAAACTATGATCTAGTAGCTGGAACATTTAAACTAATAAGTGATAAAGAAAGAAATTCAATTTTTAATACAATAGGATCAAAAATAAATCAATTCTTAAATAACTAAAGATTTGGATAAATTTGGAAAAAAAACTATTAAGGGAGTAGTTAAAAAAATGAAAATAATACTATGTATTACCGGAAGTATAGCAGCAGTAGAAGATCTGAAACTTGTACATGCACTTCAAAAGAAAGGATTTGATGTACAATGCTTCATGACACCTGATGCATGTGAACTTATAACACCATTATCAATGGAATTTGCAACCAAACATCCTGTAATAACCAAGATAACAGGATATGTAGAACATGTAACAAATGCAAGAGCCGACTTAATACTAGTAGCACCATCAACAGCAAATACAATAAGTAAATTTGCAAATAAAATAGCTGATACACCAGTAACAACCATGCTATTAACAGCAAGTGGATATAAAACACCAATACTATTTGTTCCATCAATGCACATTTCAATGTATAAGGCAGTTGAAGATAAAATAGAACAAATTAAAACTGAACAACCACATGCACAATTTTTAGAACCAGTAAATAAAGAAAATAAGGCAAAATTCCCTGCAATAGATGATGTAGTACTTGAATCTGAGAAAATGGTATCAGAAAACAAGCTAAAAGATATGAATGTTATAGTATCAGCAGGAGCAACATTTGAACCAATAGATGCAATGCGTGGAATAACAAATAGAAGCTCAGGTAAAATGGGACTAGAACTTGCTAAAGAAGCATATAGACAAGGTGCAAATGTGACAATTGTATGTGGACAAATGAGTGTAGATGTACCACAACAAATTAAAAAAATAGATGTAGAAACAACATCCCAGATGATGCATGTAATAAAAAATATGATAGCTGAATCTGACATCTACATATCAGCTGCTGCAATATCAGACTTTGAAGTAGATCAATATAATGAGGGTAAAATATCATCAAATGAAGATGTAACAATAAAATTCCGCAAACTACCAAAAATACTAAAAGAAATTAAACAAATAAAACCATCAATATATGTAGTAGGATTTAAAGCAGAAGCAGGACTTAGTGAAGATGAACTAATAAAACGTGCAAAAGATCGTATGGAAAAATATCAAACCGATATCATGATAGCAAATGACCTTCTAGTTGAAGGTGGAGGAGCAGGAAGTGATGATAATGAAGTTTATATTATAGATGAAAATGAAACTACTAAACTCACTTTAGATTCAAAAGAAAATATATCAAAGAAAATAATTGAAAAGATATATAAAACCATATAGACTAACTCCCATTATTAACTTCACCACCCCTCTTAACTCACATCTTTTTTTTTAATACAAATTTTTAATAAATTTAAAAATTAAACCTATAACTATGAAATGCTATATAACAACAACAAGCTTTGGATTTATAGCTACAAATCATGAAAATAATATTATTGACTATACATTATTTGAAGATCAGGTAGAATCAATTGAACAAATAAGTCAAAACAAACTATTACCAGTTGAATTAATCCAAAAACTAGAAAAACAATATGATACAATAATAATAGAAACAAACAAGCCACAACAATATGCACAATATAAAACAGTTACATGTGAAACTACAACAAAACAGGGACAATATATTCGTAAACATCTTGATGAAATTATAAGTGAAATAACAACACTAAATGATACAAAACAAATAACAGAAGATCTAAATACTACATTTAATCAAGTGACACAGGATAAAATACGAAGTTCAATTGAATTTAATGATGTTATGATTGTAGAAACAATAAATTCATTAGATGAAATAGATGAAACTATTGGAAAACTCATAGAAAGATTACATGAATGGTGTATGCCATATCTACCAGAACTTGAAAAACTACATAACCATAAACTATATGCAAAACTAGTAGCTAATGAAACTACTCGTGAAAATATAAAACAAAGCAGTTTACTTGATAATACCGATATAGAATTATATGATTACAATGATATTACAGTAAAACAATCAGATCTTATAATTATTAAAAGTTTTGCTGAGTCTATATGTTCATTATATGATACTAAAGAAACATTAGAAGAATACATTAAAGAAAAAATGATAGAAGTAGCACCAAATCTCTACTCTGTTGCAGGTGCAAATCTTGGAGCAAAACTTATTGCACATATTAATGGACTTGAAAATCTTGCTAAACTTCCATCTTCCACAGTACAAATAATGGGAGCTGAAAAAGCAACATTTAGACATCTTAAAACTGGTGAAAATCCACCGAAACATGGATTAATCTATCAACATCCTAATCTTCGTGGATCTAATTGGTGGGTACGTGGAAAAATAGCAAGAACAATTGCATCAAAAATATCAATAGCAGCACGAAAAGATGCTTTTGGAGATAAAATACTTGATCCAACACTAAAAGAAGATATGGAAACAAGAATTGAACAAATACGAAAAGATCATCCATTCCCAGAACGAAAAAACAAGAAATCCAAAGATAAGAAAAATAAGAAAAATAAAAAAGAGAAAAAACAACGCAAACAAAAAGGAAAAAAACGTAAAAGAAACAAGAAAAAACTAAGAAAAGAAGACTATAACTACTAAAAAAAATGGGAGGATAGATACAGAATGCAAATACAACAAATTGGAGAAAATGTATATCAGATAGATAATCAAATTGCAACAGTAAATCTAACACCTACTAAACAAGTATACCAGGAAACATTACTTCAACATGAAGATAAAGAATTTAGACTGTGGAATCCAAGACGATCAAAACTTGCAGCAGCAATAATAAAAGGACTTAGAACATTTCCTTTTAAAAAAGATTCAAAAGTATTATATCTTGGAGCATCAGCAGGAACTACACCATCACATATATCAGATATATGTAGTGAAGGACGGATATATTCAGTTGAGTTTTCACCAACAATGATGAGAGAATTTCTTGATGTATCTAAAAATCGGAAAAATCTAATTCCACTTCTTGAGGATGCTACAAGACCTGAAAATTATCAAAGTTATGTGGAATGTGTTGATGTAATTTATAGTGATGTTGCACAAGCTCAGCAAACAAAATTATTTATAGATAATTTTAAAATGTTTTCAAAAGAAGATACTGTTGGAATTCTTATGATTAAAGCTCGAAGTATTGATGTAACACGAAATCCAAATGAAATCTTTAAACAAGAAAAACGACACTTAGAAGAAGAAGGATTAAAGGTTATTGAAGAAATTAAACTAAATCCATATGAAAAGGATCATATAGCTTTTATATGCAAACAAATGTTCTAAAAAAAATAGATAATATTATTTTCTAAATTAGATGGAAATTTAAGAAGATTTATTTTAGTGTGAATCTTCTGATTTTTTTTTACCACCCTCTCTTTTTTTTATTTTTGATAAATTTTAATTTTATAACTTTTTTTTAACTAATCTAAGATAATATTATGTATCTGAGAAATTTTAAAAAAAATAGTTAAAAAGGGAGAGGAGTATTTTTTTATTCTAGTTTTTTTTATATTTTTATTTGTATAACATCTGTTATTGTGTTATAGTATGAGTTGTGATATGTTGTTGTTATGTTATGTATTCCTGTTTTATATTTTTCACTTAGTTTGTATGTGAAGTTTGCATATCCATTTGTTATGTTTACTTTAATTGGTGTTTTATTTTCTGTTATTGTTTCGCCATCGATTTTATATGTTATGAAACCATCATTTACTATTTTATATGGTGTTGTAACTTGTGTGTTTAGTTTGAGTGTGTTGTTTGTTATTATTGGTGTGTTTTGTTTGGTTTTTATTGTTGCATTACGATTTATGATGTTTAGTTTGAATTGGATATCACATTGTTTGTATACTGAGTTTTCTCCTATTCGTATAAGAACATCATATTCACGTTGCTTAAATGTATTTGTTGGTAGTGTTAAATTAATAATTCCATTTTTAATATTTGTATTTATTTGAGTTACTCCGTTTATTTTAACACATATTTTATTTGTTCCTTTTATTGGTTTGTTATCTATATCATGTAGTGTAAGTTTTATGTTTGTGTTAGTTTGTGTAAGTTGTACTATTGGTTCAATTTCAACAGGACTAATTAATCGTTTTGTTAGTGTAAATGTTGTATTGATTCTAAGATTATTAAATTTGTATCCTCCATTATATACAACTTCTAGTTTGTATGTTATTCCACTCATTGAAAATGGTATGGAGTAATTTAAGAATGCATGATTATTATCTAGATACACATGTATATCATTTCCATTATTATCTTTAAGTGTACATCCATTAATTTTAAATAATACAAATCCATCATTTACCACATGATCATCTATATCTGATACTACTGTATTGATAAGAAGATTTCCATATGTGGTTGCATTGTTTGTGGTTGCTATCATATTTACATTACGTTTTATTAATGTAAGTTTATAATTTAATATTTTAGTATTATAGAAGTTATTTTCACCTAAT
Above is a genomic segment from Methanosphaera cuniculi containing:
- a CDS encoding CBS domain-containing protein; the encoded protein is MKNKIIERIENADEDFEIQITNEKGDIMSVALKDVITATPSTPIINVANLMTKNNIRRVPITEPGSGKILGIITTMDILDFFGGGKRYNIITEKYNGNFLSAINAPIREIMTKDVKTMSYKDTIIDAASVMIKDKIGGLPIIDDDEQIIGMITEGDVVSKLKELIFGREARDLMTDNIITTTPGTRIEGVTKIMVRNSLRRIPIVGEDPNSNSKEEKILGVVTASDVLKYLGDHELFAKLFSNEGNDVVDVTIDNLMEDFLITAPMYEKTEDLIDLMKKFSIKGIPIVDEDTNKLVGIVTVRDLLKAIVE
- a CDS encoding CBS domain-containing protein; translated protein: MTIDKIMVKDVITVNKDQTIVDALKLMKKHKISRLPAISPKTKELVGIITEKDMAIKIASAKYEEIPLSHMRVSTIMTQDVITAAPTDSKLQILKKLVDNHIGGIPIVDEQTKEIVGIVTKGDFLKHLDKEPYTTTPIKDIMTKRVITIGPDDRFVHARTLMIDNKISRLVVVNSGSIAGILTDKDMTKTIIEFKKRVPEKYQANQIRNLFVQEIMSQTIETQPKDATVSDVAHIMVDKEYSGIPVSDDGSKVQGMITKSDILKFVYDQNRKRGNY
- the pheA gene encoding prephenate dehydratase, whose protein sequence is MNKNKQVGYLGPEGTFSHEAVLKVVDETDEIKPYPTILNIFEDLEDNKIDMAIVPVENSTEGSVLITLDCLTNFNNIKIIQEFQIPIKHNLLIQHGKTIDEIKVICSHQQPLAQCREYIYKLKKPVQSMPSTANAARYVTEIETAAVIGNKMLADKYDLKIIDENIQDYKNNVTRFLVLKKDAKTKPTGHDKTSIIISLYDDKPGGFYKVLYEFKEENVNLTHIESRPSKEGMGKYLFFIDMEGHKLDENISRVLMKVEKKVKMFKILGSYETINC
- a CDS encoding PsbP-related protein codes for the protein MKKKNVLMTIVGIIIVILAAFFIIDNLDSLTASGQRFEKNGITFQYPDSWSEANSVAEGSVGAVANTENPGISVVIQQAPAAYGNDIQNACAYNDQFLAADGNYINIEEKNSSIHNNSVVMHRYIINEPDGSQKEHVATWIKMNDSKIYVILFSTPVDQYEQQRGNYDLVAGTFKLISDKERNSIFNTIGSKINQFLNN
- the coaBC gene encoding bifunctional phosphopantothenoylcysteine decarboxylase/phosphopantothenate--cysteine ligase CoaBC; translated protein: MKIILCITGSIAAVEDLKLVHALQKKGFDVQCFMTPDACELITPLSMEFATKHPVITKITGYVEHVTNARADLILVAPSTANTISKFANKIADTPVTTMLLTASGYKTPILFVPSMHISMYKAVEDKIEQIKTEQPHAQFLEPVNKENKAKFPAIDDVVLESEKMVSENKLKDMNVIVSAGATFEPIDAMRGITNRSSGKMGLELAKEAYRQGANVTIVCGQMSVDVPQQIKKIDVETTSQMMHVIKNMIAESDIYISAAAISDFEVDQYNEGKISSNEDVTIKFRKLPKILKEIKQIKPSIYVVGFKAEAGLSEDELIKRAKDRMEKYQTDIMIANDLLVEGGGAGSDDNEVYIIDENETTKLTLDSKENISKKIIEKIYKTI
- a CDS encoding NOP5/NOP56 family protein, which produces MKCYITTTSFGFIATNHENNIIDYTLFEDQVESIEQISQNKLLPVELIQKLEKQYDTIIIETNKPQQYAQYKTVTCETTTKQGQYIRKHLDEIISEITTLNDTKQITEDLNTTFNQVTQDKIRSSIEFNDVMIVETINSLDEIDETIGKLIERLHEWCMPYLPELEKLHNHKLYAKLVANETTRENIKQSSLLDNTDIELYDYNDITVKQSDLIIIKSFAESICSLYDTKETLEEYIKEKMIEVAPNLYSVAGANLGAKLIAHINGLENLAKLPSSTVQIMGAEKATFRHLKTGENPPKHGLIYQHPNLRGSNWWVRGKIARTIASKISIAARKDAFGDKILDPTLKEDMETRIEQIRKDHPFPERKNKKSKDKKNKKNKKEKKQRKQKGKKRKRNKKKLRKEDYNY
- a CDS encoding fibrillarin-like rRNA/tRNA 2'-O-methyltransferase, translating into MQIQQIGENVYQIDNQIATVNLTPTKQVYQETLLQHEDKEFRLWNPRRSKLAAAIIKGLRTFPFKKDSKVLYLGASAGTTPSHISDICSEGRIYSVEFSPTMMREFLDVSKNRKNLIPLLEDATRPENYQSYVECVDVIYSDVAQAQQTKLFIDNFKMFSKEDTVGILMIKARSIDVTRNPNEIFKQEKRHLEEEGLKVIEEIKLNPYEKDHIAFICKQMF